One window of the Esox lucius isolate fEsoLuc1 chromosome 8, fEsoLuc1.pri, whole genome shotgun sequence genome contains the following:
- the si:ch211-129c21.1 gene encoding semaphorin-4E isoform X1, translated as MLLCMCSPRIRPGPHAMSPFTAMGVFCGLFLPLSLSEYNTLNCIPRKSVLYQNNMKLFREEGIWNYSTMLVREDLGLLLLGAREVVYALNISDISIKKAVVYWQVTDEKQKDCKYKGKHAEIECRNYIRTLHKVDHSRMYVCGTNAFSPICDYMTYSEGKLTLENTLEEGKGKCPFDPFQRYSSIMVGNDLYSATSINFLGSEPVVLRSSNSSLRTEFKSSWLNEPNFVYMDLVPESMNNPEGDDDKVYLFFSENAVEYDFYNKLVVSRVARVCKKDMGGQRTLQRKWTSFLKARLDCSLPEPSLPSVVQDVFLVKDSDWGKSVFYAVFTPQSSSSDVSTVCAYNISAIGHLFDTGKFKTPVTVETSHVKWVMYSGEVPTPRPGACINNAARSHGMMSSLDLPDKTLQFIRDRPLMDDAVPPLTGRPLLVKKGAKFTRLVVDNVLALDGERYAVLFIGTENGYVQKAVNYAGEMFIIEEIQLYQTPDSIKTMRLSSSTGQLYTGSDYGAVQMPLSDCGRYELCLDCVLARDPYCGWDLSAGLCSDVSNSKYASEITSYFSGKIIQSLKEGDISKCPKSETVKPENYTLFPGNNIKLPCQPDSNLAVVHWIFSGQPLPSDTKHYIYNEGLLILNASADDAGQYTCESEEQVNSRTITRTMAIYRLQPNTHTGGSETTTEPPYGHSTAGPEVTEETDPLDPPLPPASRSEDHRVVGLQVAVAILSLMLVGLVAWNLYKGQFRKRSSATSGAGQLKNPSINYTHIQNSRTSEIKPLRTAPIHNANNNHCAIITLKGNGEQNFSSGGNTMNVDGLGYIHDESEI; from the exons ATGTTATTGTGCATGTGCAGCCCAAGAATTAGACCTGGACCGCACGCAATGTCTCCTTTCACCGCCATGGGGGTTTTTTGTGGATTgttccttcctctgtctctcagtgaATACAACACTCTGAACTGTATCCCACGGAAAAGTGTCCTCTACCAGA acAATATGAAGCTGTTCAGAGAGGAGGGGATTTGGAACTACTCCACCATGTTGGTTCGAGAAGATCTGGGCCTGCTGCTTCTTGGGGCTCGAGAGGTTGTCTATGCATTGAACATCTCTGATATCTCCATCAAGAAAGCTGTG GTATATTGGCAGGTCACGgatgagaaacagaaagatTGTAAATACAAAGGGAAACACGCTGAG ATTGAATGCCGTAACTACATACGGACGCTACATAAAGTAGATCACAGCCGAATGTATGTGTGCGGGACTAATGCTTTCAGCCCCATCTGTGATTACATG ACATACTCTGAAGGAAAACTGACGCTGGAGAATACGTTGGAAGAGGGAAAAGGGAAATGCCCCTTTGATCCCTTCCAGAGATACTCTTCCATCATGGTTG GAAATGACCTGTACTCTGCTACGTCTATCAACTTCCTGGGATCTGAGCCTGTGGTTCTTCGCAGCTCCAATTCTTCACTACGCACTGAGTTCAAGAGTTCATGGCTTAACG AGCCCAACTTTGTGTACATGGACCTTGTCCCAGAGAGCATGAACAACCCAGAGGGCGATGATGATAAAGTCTACCTGTTCTTCAGTGAAAACGCTGTGGAGTATGACTTCTACAACAAGCTTGTGGTGTCAAGAGTGGCCCGTGTTTGCAAG AAGGATATGGGTGGCCAGCGGACTCTCCAGAGAAAGTGGACGTCATTCCTGAAGGCCCGTCTGGACTGCTCTCTACCAGAGCCCAGTCTGCCCTCTGTTGTACAGGATGTCTTCCTAGTCAAAGACAGTGACTGGGGCAAAAGTGTTTTCTATGCAGTGTTCACTCCCCAGTC GAGCTCGTCCGACGTGTCTACAGTGTGTGCATACAATATATCAGCCATAGGACACTTGTTTGATACAGGGAAGTTTAAGACACCAGTGACTGTTGAGACGTCCCATGTGAAGTGGGTCATGTACAGTGGAGAAGTGCCCACCCCTAGACCTGGAGCT TGCATTAACAACGCAGCGCGGTCCCATGGGATGATGAGCTCCCTGGACCTGCCAGACAAGACCCTGCAGTTCATCAGAGACCGGCCTCTTATGGATGACGCTGTGCCCCCGTTGACTGGGCGTCCGCTGCTGGTCAAGAAAGGGGCCAAGTTCACACGCCTTGTGGTGGACAACGTGCTAGCTCTCGACGGAGAGAGATACGCAGTGTTGTTCATTGGCACAG AGAATGGATATGTGCAGAAGGCTGTCAACTATGCTGGGGAGATGTTTATCATTGAGGAGATACAGCTGTACCAGACCCCAGATTCTATCAAGACCATGCGTCTCTCCTCAAGCACG GGTCAGCTGTATACAGGCTCAGACTATGGAGCTGTGCAGATGCCTCTGAGTGACTGCGGCCGCTATGAGTTGTGTCTGGACTGTGTCTTGGCCAGAGACCCTTACTGTGGCTGGGACCTGTCTGCTGGCCTCTGCTCTGATGTGTCCAACTCAAAATATGCCTCAGAAATCACTTCCTACTTCTCTGG gaaaATTATTCAAAGTCTTAAAGAGGGTGATATCTCAAAATGTCCCAAATCAG AGACAGTGAAGCCAGAGAATTACACCCTATTTCCTGGAAACAACATCAAGCTGCCATGCCAGCCTGACTCCAACCTGGCAGTGGTACACTGGATTTTCTCAGGACAACCTCTGCCCTCTGACACCAAGCATTACATATACAACGAAGGCCTCCTTATCCTCAATGCCTCGGCCGACGACGCCGGCCAATACACCTGCGAGTCTGAAGAACAGGTCAACAGCAGGACAATCACCAGGACTATGGCAATCTATCGGTTGcagcccaacacacacacggggGGGAGTGAGACGACAACAGAGCCCCCCTATGGCCACAGTACCGCAGGACCAGAGGTAACGGAGGAAACGGACCCTTTGGATCCCCCCCTGCCCCCTGCTTCACGAAGTGAGGATCACAGGGTTGTAGGCCTGCAGGTGGCGGTGGCTATTCTCTCTCTGATGCTGGTCGGCCTGGTAGCCTGGAACCTGTATAAAGGACAATTTAGAAAGAGGTCCTCAGCGACCTCAGGAGCTGGCCAGTTGAAAAACCCATCCATTAACTACACGCACATTCAAAACAGTCGGACTTCAGAGATCAAGCCGCTGAGAACTGCACCCATTCATAATGCTAACAATAATCACTGTGCTATCATTACCTTAAAAGGGAATGGGGAGCAAAACTTCTCCTCTGGAGGGAACACTATGAATGTGGATGGTTTGGGGTACATTCATGATGAATCGGAGATCTGA
- the si:ch211-129c21.1 gene encoding semaphorin-4E isoform X2, with protein MLLCMCSPRIRPGPHAMSPFTAMGVFCGLFLPLSLSEYNTLNCIPRKSVLYQNNMKLFREEGIWNYSTMLVREDLGLLLLGAREVVYALNISDISIKKAVVYWQVTDEKQKDCKYKGKHAEIECRNYIRTLHKVDHSRMYVCGTNAFSPICDYMTYSEGKLTLENTLEEGKGKCPFDPFQRYSSIMVGNDLYSATSINFLGSEPVVLRSSNSSLRTEFKSSWLNEPNFVYMDLVPESMNNPEGDDDKVYLFFSENAVEYDFYNKLVVSRVARVCKKDMGGQRTLQRKWTSFLKARLDCSLPEPSLPSVVQDVFLVKDSDWGKSVFYAVFTPQSSSSDVSTVCAYNISAIGHLFDTGKFKTPVTVETSHVKWVMYSGEVPTPRPGACINNAARSHGMMSSLDLPDKTLQFIRDRPLMDDAVPPLTGRPLLVKKGAKFTRLVVDNVLALDGERYAVLFIGTENGYVQKAVNYAGEMFIIEEIQLYQTPDSIKTMRLSSSTGQLYTGSDYGAVQMPLSDCGRYELCLDCVLARDPYCGWDLSAGLCSDVSNSKYASEITSYFSGKIIQSLKEGDISKCPKSG; from the exons ATGTTATTGTGCATGTGCAGCCCAAGAATTAGACCTGGACCGCACGCAATGTCTCCTTTCACCGCCATGGGGGTTTTTTGTGGATTgttccttcctctgtctctcagtgaATACAACACTCTGAACTGTATCCCACGGAAAAGTGTCCTCTACCAGA acAATATGAAGCTGTTCAGAGAGGAGGGGATTTGGAACTACTCCACCATGTTGGTTCGAGAAGATCTGGGCCTGCTGCTTCTTGGGGCTCGAGAGGTTGTCTATGCATTGAACATCTCTGATATCTCCATCAAGAAAGCTGTG GTATATTGGCAGGTCACGgatgagaaacagaaagatTGTAAATACAAAGGGAAACACGCTGAG ATTGAATGCCGTAACTACATACGGACGCTACATAAAGTAGATCACAGCCGAATGTATGTGTGCGGGACTAATGCTTTCAGCCCCATCTGTGATTACATG ACATACTCTGAAGGAAAACTGACGCTGGAGAATACGTTGGAAGAGGGAAAAGGGAAATGCCCCTTTGATCCCTTCCAGAGATACTCTTCCATCATGGTTG GAAATGACCTGTACTCTGCTACGTCTATCAACTTCCTGGGATCTGAGCCTGTGGTTCTTCGCAGCTCCAATTCTTCACTACGCACTGAGTTCAAGAGTTCATGGCTTAACG AGCCCAACTTTGTGTACATGGACCTTGTCCCAGAGAGCATGAACAACCCAGAGGGCGATGATGATAAAGTCTACCTGTTCTTCAGTGAAAACGCTGTGGAGTATGACTTCTACAACAAGCTTGTGGTGTCAAGAGTGGCCCGTGTTTGCAAG AAGGATATGGGTGGCCAGCGGACTCTCCAGAGAAAGTGGACGTCATTCCTGAAGGCCCGTCTGGACTGCTCTCTACCAGAGCCCAGTCTGCCCTCTGTTGTACAGGATGTCTTCCTAGTCAAAGACAGTGACTGGGGCAAAAGTGTTTTCTATGCAGTGTTCACTCCCCAGTC GAGCTCGTCCGACGTGTCTACAGTGTGTGCATACAATATATCAGCCATAGGACACTTGTTTGATACAGGGAAGTTTAAGACACCAGTGACTGTTGAGACGTCCCATGTGAAGTGGGTCATGTACAGTGGAGAAGTGCCCACCCCTAGACCTGGAGCT TGCATTAACAACGCAGCGCGGTCCCATGGGATGATGAGCTCCCTGGACCTGCCAGACAAGACCCTGCAGTTCATCAGAGACCGGCCTCTTATGGATGACGCTGTGCCCCCGTTGACTGGGCGTCCGCTGCTGGTCAAGAAAGGGGCCAAGTTCACACGCCTTGTGGTGGACAACGTGCTAGCTCTCGACGGAGAGAGATACGCAGTGTTGTTCATTGGCACAG AGAATGGATATGTGCAGAAGGCTGTCAACTATGCTGGGGAGATGTTTATCATTGAGGAGATACAGCTGTACCAGACCCCAGATTCTATCAAGACCATGCGTCTCTCCTCAAGCACG GGTCAGCTGTATACAGGCTCAGACTATGGAGCTGTGCAGATGCCTCTGAGTGACTGCGGCCGCTATGAGTTGTGTCTGGACTGTGTCTTGGCCAGAGACCCTTACTGTGGCTGGGACCTGTCTGCTGGCCTCTGCTCTGATGTGTCCAACTCAAAATATGCCTCAGAAATCACTTCCTACTTCTCTGG gaaaATTATTCAAAGTCTTAAAGAGGGTGATATCTCAAAATGTCCCAAATCAGGTTAA